The following proteins are encoded in a genomic region of Thioclava nitratireducens:
- the nusG gene encoding transcription termination/antitermination protein NusG produces the protein MAKRWYSVSVLSNFEKKVAEQIRQAVIDQGLEDQIEEVLVPTEEVIEVRRGKKVTSERRFMPGYVLVRMEMTDKGYHLINSTNRVTGFLGPQGRPMPMGDAEVNRILSRVDESGEQAAPRSLITFEVGENVNVTDGPFEGFSGMVEEVDEAASRLKVTVSIFGRPTPVELEYTQVQKTA, from the coding sequence ATGGCGAAGCGTTGGTATTCGGTAAGCGTTCTCTCGAACTTCGAGAAGAAAGTGGCCGAGCAAATCCGTCAGGCCGTGATCGATCAAGGTCTGGAAGACCAGATCGAAGAGGTTCTGGTGCCGACCGAAGAAGTGATCGAGGTGCGTCGCGGCAAGAAAGTGACCTCCGAACGTCGCTTCATGCCGGGCTACGTGCTGGTGCGGATGGAGATGACCGACAAGGGTTATCACCTGATCAACTCGACGAACCGGGTCACCGGATTCCTCGGGCCGCAGGGCCGGCCGATGCCGATGGGCGATGCGGAAGTGAACCGCATCCTCAGCCGTGTCGACGAATCGGGTGAGCAGGCGGCACCGCGCAGTCTCATCACCTTCGAGGTCGGCGAGAACGTGAATGTGACCGACGGGCCCTTCGAGGGCTTCTCGGGCATGGTCGAGGAAGTGGACGAGGCGGCGAGCCGCCTGAAAGTTACCGTCTCGATCTTCGGCCGGCCGACGCCGGTCGAACTGGAATACACGCAGGTGCAGAAAACCGCCTGA
- a CDS encoding DUF4405 domain-containing protein, whose protein sequence is MPAILNRYATPLITGLFLVSLVSGIALFFHWGSAWFHGMHEWLSMVLIVPFGLHIWKNWRPMSCYLKRAPMALALALSLVAALAFALPSVIGPENGARRGPPQFAIAQALFDAPLSEAAPVLGISGTDAAAKLGATVTQSLTEIAAAQDSSAAALAEQLMVQP, encoded by the coding sequence ATGCCCGCAATCCTCAACCGCTACGCCACGCCGCTCATCACCGGTCTTTTTCTCGTATCGCTGGTTTCGGGAATCGCCCTTTTCTTCCATTGGGGCAGCGCGTGGTTTCACGGGATGCATGAATGGCTCTCGATGGTTTTGATCGTGCCTTTCGGACTGCACATCTGGAAGAACTGGCGACCGATGAGCTGCTACCTGAAGCGCGCGCCGATGGCGCTGGCGCTTGCCCTCTCCCTCGTCGCGGCACTCGCCTTCGCGCTTCCCTCCGTCATCGGGCCGGAGAACGGCGCGCGCCGGGGTCCGCCGCAATTCGCGATCGCCCAAGCGCTGTTCGACGCACCGCTGTCCGAGGCCGCCCCGGTGCTGGGAATCTCGGGAACGGATGCCGCCGCCAAACTGGGCGCCACCGTGACGCAAAGCCTGACTGAAATCGCCGCGGCGCAGGACAGCTCCGCCGCGGCGCTGGCCGAACAATTGATGGTGCAGCCGTAA
- the secE gene encoding preprotein translocase subunit SecE, producing MANPLQFLQQVRSEAGKVAWPSRREVLLTTGMVLAMAALTAIFFSLVDWVIRLGVTQVIGS from the coding sequence ATGGCAAACCCACTCCAGTTTCTCCAGCAGGTGCGCTCGGAAGCGGGCAAGGTGGCTTGGCCGAGCCGCCGCGAAGTTCTGCTGACGACCGGCATGGTGCTGGCGATGGCGGCACTGACGGCAATCTTCTTCTCGCTGGTGGACTGGGTGATCCGTCTCGGCGTGACGCAGGTGATCGGGAGCTGA